The genomic DNA CGGAGCGCTGGCTGCAGGCAAGGCCGGAACTGGTTACGACCGGAGCGGGAGCTAAATTTGTAGCGGGGTATCTGGAGGATATTACCAACCAGAAAACAAACTTCAGTAACCTCGAAAAGTTTGCCACGAAGAAGAACTTCATTCTGGAGATCCTCTCACACGACCTGGCCGGGCCGCTGGCCAACATTCATGCCATGGCCGAAGTGCTTTATACCAATACCGAGGACTATCAGAATGCCGAAGTGACCCAGATCGTCAGCCTTATCCGGGAAAGTTGTGCCAGAAGTATCCGCATGATCCGGGACCTGGTGCAGCAGGAGTTCCTGGAAGCAACGCACGCAGGACTGATAAAGAAAAGGGTTAACCTCTACCAAAAGCTCATGTGGGCAATAGAGCAGTATAAACAGGGCGAAAACCATATTCAAAAAGATATCCGGTTTACAGCCTCCAGCGATACCATTTACGCTAACATAGACGAGAACAAGTTTATGCAGGTGATCAACAACCTGTTCTCCAATGCGATCAAGTTCACGCATGATGACGGCATTATTGCTATCGACCTGCAGGAGCAGGAAGATGCCGTGCTGATCACCATGAAAGACAACGGCATCGGCATCCCGGAGAAATACCACCAGGAGCTGTTCGATAAATTTACCCCGGCCAGAAGAGAAGGACTGCGCGGCGAGCCCTCGACCGGGCTGGGTATGTCGCTCATCAAAACCATTGTGGAGTGGCACGATGCCCGCATCTGGTTCGAGAGCGAAGTAAACGGCGGCACAACGTTCTACATCGCGCTGCCCAAGCAGGAGTAACGCTTTGCCTCTTTACAGGACCACTCTACTTTCAGAAGTATAAACGGTTATTTTGCTTTTACCTGCTGGGTGGTGGCAAGCACATCCTGGCGCTTCTGCGGCTCCTGCGTGAGCGTTGCCCATACCCATTCTCCTACTTTCTCTCCCTGCGCGGTTCCTTCAAAGGCTCCATCCCAGTAGTGAATACCGCCGTAAACCCGGCTGATCGAAGTTTCCATGTACGTGTCTTTTAGCGATTTAAAGGAACGTACGCCATGGCCATAGGCATATTCGGTAGAGTCGGTAAAGGCTACGTTGTTGCCAAAAAGGTGGATCAACACGGTGCCAGCGGCAGCAGAGATGGCACTATGGCCGCTGACATATTCCGGGAAAGGAGGCGTTTCCAGAAAAGGCTGCCACTCCGGGTCAATGTTTTCGTTGATCACCGTAACAGGGCGAATGCGCGCGCTACGGTATTTTTCATCCCAACAAGCGATAAAGCCATCATACAGGGCAATGGAGGTGAACGTGTACGCCTGCAGCGACTTCATCAGGTCCAGGTGCTGGTCTTTGGCAAGGGTTTGCACAATGGCCAGCCAGTGTCCGGCAGGGGTCATTTTCTTATCCACATACGAAGCATGGCCTTTTACATTGGTCACCACGGCGTTGTCGTCCCAGAAATAAGCAATGTCCTTTTGTTCCTGCGTCAGGTTTTTGGAGATATCGTATACCTGCCGCGTAAGCTTGTAAAATTCACTTTTCGGGTCGAGGCTGTACGCGGCCGCAGCTTTGGGCTTAAACTGCGTGCACGTATCCAGGGTAAGCACCCGCATGGCGCTCCAGGTGGGCTCGCAGGCTTCGGCATAGTTGGGCGGCGTTGGCTGGTAAGAGCCAGGCGTTTTGGTATATGAATACCGCATCAGGGCCCGGGTTTGTTTATAGTTATCCTCGTTGGCATAGTGCAGCACATGTTGCGCTACCTGCTGGCCATAAGCAATGGAGCGGGTACGTACATCCTCAGGGATGCCCATCTTTTCATACTGATTGTAAACCTCCTTTTCATAGTTAGCCATTTCGGCCGTGGAGATGATCAGGGCTTTGCTGACAGAAATATAAGCGGCTATACTTGCCAGCGGGAAGCAATAGTCCACGTCTTTTTCTGGGTTTGGAACTTGCTCAAAGCCCTTTACCCTGCCTGCCAGGCTCTCGAAGGCGGGGTATTGCTGCCGTAACGTTTCGTAAGCGGCCAGGTTGGTGTAAACATAAATGCGGCTGGCAACCGGCGGTTTAAAAATGTCGTGGACAATAAAGCTGGTCAGTTGCTGCGCCGTTTTATGAAACAAGGCAGGATCGGAAGCCGCTTTGTTGTATTCTTCTGCAGTAGCTTCTTTTTCTTCTGTCGTTAGCCTTTTACAGCTCCCAAAGGAGAGGCATACAAAAAGTGAAACCAGGAGTATAGACGGCTTAACCATAGTAAAGGGGTGTTTGTGAGCAGCAGACGGCAGCCCTGCTGGTAGCATATTAACCGGCAGGTAAGATAAGAAATTATTTATTTAATCCCTTTATATCCGGAAAGATCAGCCATATACTACAAACAGATCCTTTAATATTTTTGCGCACTTGTGCCTGATAACAGCAGGCACAAGCGCGCAAGGATCAGAACTTAATGTAGCTCCAGCCTTCTTCTTGCTTCAGTACGATTTCGCCTACACCCATGGGCACGGTTATAACGGCCGGCAGCAGCTCTTCTTTTGTAACGTGCATGGCTCGCATGGTATTCTCGCAGGCAGCAAATGTCACGCCTTTGGCCTGCAGGCTTTTAATTGCCTCGGCCGATCTGGTTTTAGCGGTCTGGATCATTTCCAGGCCTTTGCCATGGATCACCACTTCGATCTGGGCATCAGGCCAGCCGCGCTTGATATTATTCAGTTGCCTGAACAGACCGGCCTGCTGGGCCGAGTCGGCTGACACCACATCATACACAATGCGGTGTGCTGCGGCACGTGGCGTGGTGGTAGTTTTAGCGGTATTACTTGCCTGCGCAAAAGCTGCCGGTGTGGCCAGCAGGCAGAGTGCAAAAATTATGATCCCTGTATATTTCATAGGAAGCGAATTAAGATGTTACGTTTTATACATGTCAGACTTACAAATACTGCCCGGCACAAGTATGATCCTGTGCGGCGAGCAAATAAAAAAGCATCCCGGCTGCTTCGTTTGCTGCCGGGATGCTTTTTTGGTTGGTTGGGTTATTTTACCATACCTTGTAGAAAGTCGCGTACCTCTTTGGTGTCGTACTCGGCCATACCTTCCTGCTGTGCTACAATTTTGCCCTCCGGCGAGATTATGAACGTAGTAGGAATGGCATTGCTGTAAAACTCCTGTGGCAGCTGGCCGGCCGGCATGTATACCGGAAAGGTATAGCCTTTTTTGGAGATAAATTTCTTCACCTTGTCCATGCCACCCTCATCAAGCGAGAGCATCACAAAAGCGATTTTATCAGAGCCTACTTTCTCGTACAGTTTCTGGATGTTAGGCATCTCGGCAATGCAGGGCGGGCACCAGGTGGCCCACAGGTTCATAAAGATCACCTTGCCTTTCAGGCTTTCAAACGAAACGGTTTTACCGTCCAGGCCTGCCATCCGGAAGCCGGTACCCACCATGGCCGGCGATGCGGTAGCAGGCGGCGTTGTTTCTACTGCTCTGGCAGCTTCAGTGGGCTGGGGTACGTCGGCATTGCGGATGCCGGTAGCCAGTAAGAGGCGCTGCACCTGGCCAATGGCCTCGGTGTGCAGGCCGGTAAAGTATAAAAGCCCGAAAACAGCCAGCATGACGGCCCAACCAGGTATATTTTTGATGGAAAATTTATGCTTGTTCATCTTGATTCTTTTGGATGTTAATTCTTGATTTACGCCTGTTCTGCTCGCAGAAGCTTGCGCAGGCAATTTGAGCGCCTGTAAGCAGTAAAACTAAAACAGGGCGCGAAAGTAGCGTTTGCCAGTCGTTTGCGGCATCAGCTTCTGTTAAAAGTAGCTTATCAGGAAAACCGGGGCGGATCCGGTGCAGGCGGCAGGTCCGGGGACAGGTGCTTGCGGGCGTTCGTAACCGGAGCAAGGTGCAGCCCCGGCAAAGGAAAGCGTGCCGGGTAGTCCTGGGCTGCTAATACGGCATATTGCGGTGCGCTACAATCTGTCACGCTGTTGGCGGCGCTTTGTGGCGTGCGGTGCGTCTGGTGCTTCAGGCATTTGCCGGGGCAGGAGCGCTTTTGGGCATTATGGCTGTAGCGGCACGTCTTTGCTACCCGCTCTGAACCGTCAGCGCTACGCGAGCGGCTGTTCGGCGGCATCGCGAAAAGCAGCAAGAGCATTGTCAGAAATAAAAGCAGGTAATATCTCATTTTGTTTTAGACCAGCGGCATCGTTCAGGGTTTCTTTGTTGTCCTGGATATTCTGAACCGCGTCAGGCACGAAAGATAAGCAATTAAGCCCCGCCAAGCAAACCTGCCGAAGCACACTCCTGGCTATGCCAGAGCAGTTTGCGGGTGCAGCACATGCGTATTTCAGACAATACGCCGGCCCCAATGGTCAGCGCAGCTGTGCCAAGCAAAACCGCTCCGATACCAAACAAATCGCTGAACACGCCGGCTGCCACGGCACCGGCCACATACCCAAAGTCGCGCCAGAACCGGAAAATACCCAGGCTCTGCGGGCGCTGGCTCGGGTGCGTATTCTCGGCTACCACCGCCAGAAAGTTTGGGTAAACCAGGGCCGTGCCAGCGCCAAGTATAACCAGCGCTGCTACCAGCACCACGTACACATCTGCAAACAACAGCAAGGCAATGGACAGGCCCTGCAGCAGCATGCCCATACTTAGCAGCTGCTTTTTGCAAAGGATGTCGCCGAGCCTGCCTGTTACTAGTTGCCCCAGTCCCCACACAGCCGGGTATATGCCGGCCAGCAGCCCTGTTTGGGTCAGCGAATAGCCTTTTGCTGTGAGCAGCAGCGGAAGCAGGCCCCAAAGGATGCCATCGTTCATGTTATTTACAAAGCCGCTTAGGGTAACAGAGCCCAGGTTGGCATGGCGCCAGGTGGTATCTTTCCAGATGTTGCCGAGCAGCGGAATGGTTGTTTGTGCAGTTTCTGTTTGCACGTGGGCCCGGGTATCGCGCACAAAGAATATCGTGAGCAAAACACCCGCCACCGAAAATCCGATGCCCGGCAGGAACGCATACGTGACATGGCCCGATGTAGCAGCCATGTAGCCCGCCAGGAACGAGACCAGCCCGACAGCCAGGTAACCGGCAAATTCGTTGATGCCCATGGCCAGGCCGCGGTTCTT from Pontibacter liquoris includes the following:
- a CDS encoding DsrE family protein, with amino-acid sequence MKYTGIIIFALCLLATPAAFAQASNTAKTTTTPRAAAHRIVYDVVSADSAQQAGLFRQLNNIKRGWPDAQIEVVIHGKGLEMIQTAKTRSAEAIKSLQAKGVTFAACENTMRAMHVTKEELLPAVITVPMGVGEIVLKQEEGWSYIKF
- a CDS encoding PAS domain-containing sensor histidine kinase, whose protein sequence is MDEHSNQEIFTHLIRETNRMLFSWDVAEASFSYLSKGFRLYIEQALGSNAVSNPAMLFGAIHADDKPYLLSEYEELLKGTFKENVEFRIILPDLSERWLQARPELVTTGAGAKFVAGYLEDITNQKTNFSNLEKFATKKNFILEILSHDLAGPLANIHAMAEVLYTNTEDYQNAEVTQIVSLIRESCARSIRMIRDLVQQEFLEATHAGLIKKRVNLYQKLMWAIEQYKQGENHIQKDIRFTASSDTIYANIDENKFMQVINNLFSNAIKFTHDDGIIAIDLQEQEDAVLITMKDNGIGIPEKYHQELFDKFTPARREGLRGEPSTGLGMSLIKTIVEWHDARIWFESEVNGGTTFYIALPKQE
- a CDS encoding MFS transporter; this translates as MQHASSKTKLGLKVNAGQFWLLVLINGFVGAMVGLERSVIPTFAETVFGISGHTALLSFIVAFGLAKSIANMLMGRLTGRFTRKQLLLIGWLFALPVPWLLVYAGNWGWVILANLLLGINQGMAWSATVVMKIDLVGEKNRGLAMGINEFAGYLAVGLVSFLAGYMAATSGHVTYAFLPGIGFSVAGVLLTIFFVRDTRAHVQTETAQTTIPLLGNIWKDTTWRHANLGSVTLSGFVNNMNDGILWGLLPLLLTAKGYSLTQTGLLAGIYPAVWGLGQLVTGRLGDILCKKQLLSMGMLLQGLSIALLLFADVYVVLVAALVILGAGTALVYPNFLAVVAENTHPSQRPQSLGIFRFWRDFGYVAGAVAAGVFSDLFGIGAVLLGTAALTIGAGVLSEIRMCCTRKLLWHSQECASAGLLGGA
- a CDS encoding vanadium-dependent haloperoxidase, encoding MVKPSILLVSLFVCLSFGSCKRLTTEEKEATAEEYNKAASDPALFHKTAQQLTSFIVHDIFKPPVASRIYVYTNLAAYETLRQQYPAFESLAGRVKGFEQVPNPEKDVDYCFPLASIAAYISVSKALIISTAEMANYEKEVYNQYEKMGIPEDVRTRSIAYGQQVAQHVLHYANEDNYKQTRALMRYSYTKTPGSYQPTPPNYAEACEPTWSAMRVLTLDTCTQFKPKAAAAYSLDPKSEFYKLTRQVYDISKNLTQEQKDIAYFWDDNAVVTNVKGHASYVDKKMTPAGHWLAIVQTLAKDQHLDLMKSLQAYTFTSIALYDGFIACWDEKYRSARIRPVTVINENIDPEWQPFLETPPFPEYVSGHSAISAAAGTVLIHLFGNNVAFTDSTEYAYGHGVRSFKSLKDTYMETSISRVYGGIHYWDGAFEGTAQGEKVGEWVWATLTQEPQKRQDVLATTQQVKAK
- a CDS encoding TlpA disulfide reductase family protein; this translates as MNKHKFSIKNIPGWAVMLAVFGLLYFTGLHTEAIGQVQRLLLATGIRNADVPQPTEAARAVETTPPATASPAMVGTGFRMAGLDGKTVSFESLKGKVIFMNLWATWCPPCIAEMPNIQKLYEKVGSDKIAFVMLSLDEGGMDKVKKFISKKGYTFPVYMPAGQLPQEFYSNAIPTTFIISPEGKIVAQQEGMAEYDTKEVRDFLQGMVK